One Dictyoglomus turgidum DSM 6724 DNA window includes the following coding sequences:
- a CDS encoding PilN domain-containing protein, with the protein MFRINLLPKEVKKKEPIRLPFLGILITVVGLILLLGEVILYFNLSSEVTNLRNENTSLEFQINDLKSKINELQRLQSIKTQYEEKLRLVDEISKREISWLDLFETLNRITPKNLWVKSFNLDSSDNINIEGFALNYKEIAIFLDQLDKSDLVKNVSLGFAQKVGEPPLVSINFRIVAQYKRGEQ; encoded by the coding sequence ATGTTTAGGATCAATTTACTGCCAAAAGAGGTTAAGAAAAAAGAGCCTATAAGATTACCTTTTCTGGGCATATTAATTACAGTAGTAGGTTTAATTCTACTTCTTGGAGAAGTTATACTCTATTTTAATCTTTCTTCAGAGGTTACTAATTTGAGAAATGAAAATACGTCCTTGGAGTTTCAAATTAATGATCTTAAATCTAAGATCAATGAGCTTCAAAGGTTGCAGAGTATAAAGACCCAGTATGAGGAAAAGTTGAGGCTTGTAGATGAGATATCCAAAAGAGAAATATCTTGGCTTGATCTTTTTGAAACTTTGAATAGGATAACTCCTAAAAATTTATGGGTTAAGAGCTTTAATTTAGATTCCTCTGATAATATTAATATTGAAGGCTTCGCACTAAATTATAAAGAGATCGCTATATTTTTGGATCAACTTGATAAGAGTGATCTTGTGAAAAATGTTTCTTTGGGTTTTGCTCAAAAAGTAGGAGAACCACCTTTGGTTTCTATAAATTTTAGAATTGTGGCTCAATATAAGAGGGGTGAGCAATGA
- a CDS encoding type 4a pilus biogenesis protein PilO, with protein sequence MKISINKWVIIGIIIFIIAIGFYFVFYKALENEKVALTESIETNRQMLLKYQLSYKKSLEEWEKFKDSLQRFAEIQQKLPTKEDLPTLLAFIESIAKNSKLSINSFKPLPPATKQETTTQQQGKQPQQEQKSTYEERSYSLDLQGNYGGFLLFLAKLKTAPRLILMKDLKIDPVDVSAKELKFSFILSTFITK encoded by the coding sequence ATGAAGATAAGTATAAACAAATGGGTTATAATTGGTATTATAATCTTTATAATCGCAATTGGTTTCTATTTTGTTTTCTACAAAGCTTTAGAGAATGAAAAAGTGGCTCTTACAGAGAGCATTGAAACTAACAGACAAATGCTTTTAAAATACCAACTTAGTTATAAGAAAAGTTTAGAGGAGTGGGAGAAATTTAAAGATTCTCTCCAAAGATTTGCCGAAATTCAACAAAAACTTCCTACTAAAGAAGATTTGCCAACTCTTTTAGCTTTTATTGAATCCATAGCTAAGAATTCTAAGCTCTCTATTAATAGCTTTAAACCATTACCTCCTGCGACTAAACAGGAAACTACAACTCAACAACAGGGAAAACAACCTCAACAAGAGCAAAAATCAACTTATGAGGAGAGATCTTATAGTCTTGATCTTCAGGGAAATTATGGTGGGTTTCTATTATTCTTGGCAAAATTAAAAACTGCACCGAGATTGATTCTTATGAAAGATCTAAAGATAGATCCTGTGGATGTAAGTGCAAAAGAGTTGAAATTTTCTTTTATTCTTTCAACTTTTATAACTAAATAG